The DNA window cgcccgtTTCCGATTTTGGCATATTATTATTGATCAGAATGCTTActtaaaatgttcaaactttTGCTCTTTTAATTACAGCCATCCtgataccgagaaaagcagaaTTTGTGATCCGTCGGATCCAGCAGCAGGTGTTCCCACTGACCGTCATCAGTTTGCTGCTATGGTACGGAAAGGGCCTTTCCAGCCAAGTCTGTCAGAATACCCGATCACCCGATTCGGTGGCAAAAAGCGTGCCTTCAGGAAAGCTTGGTACGCTGTTCATGACTGGCTCGAGTACAGCATCATTACTGACAAAACCTTCTGCTTCGTCTGTCGACTGTTTGGCAAGGAAAATTCCGGAAAGGGTGGCCATTCCGATCCAGCTTTCGTATCGACTGGTTTTTCAAACTGGAAAAAGGCAACACAAGCTTTCGCGACTCATGAACGGTGCGATTTCCACGTCGGCTGCAAGGAAGCACTTTTTGCTTTCAAAACACAGAAAGGAGTTGATGAACAGCTTGATGACCAAAAATCAGCAGTGCTGAAAGCGAAAGAGCAGGTTCGTCTCAGAAATCGTCGCTTGATTGCTCAGCTGGCTGAAGTGGTAAGGATGTTGTGCAGAGGCGGTCGACCCTTTCGTGGCCACGATGAGTCAAATGATTCTCAAGAAAAGGGACTGTTTCTGGAGTTTATACATCTCATCGCAAAGTACGATGATCAATTGCAAGAACACCTTAAAGCTGGACCCAAGAACGCAACCTATCTCAGTAACAAAACGCAAAATGAATTAATTGCTGCGATGCACAACGTTATCCTGCGAAAGATTCAAGGCAAGCTAGTTGGTAAAAGGATAACAATCATCGCTGATGAAACCAGCGACTGTGGTCATCATGAGCAGCTGGCCGTCGTGATCCGTTACGCTGAAGATGACGGCAGCTCACAAGAGGTGTTTGTTGGGCTGAGGAGATTGCTGAAAACGGATGCACAAACCATTTTCAACGAGCTGTGTGCTGTTTTGGGCGATCTTAATCTAACGTGGGATCAAACGGCTTGTGTCTGCTTCGATGGAGCGAACAACATGTCCGGTCAGCACGGCGGTGTCCAGGCCAAGTGTAAGGAGAAAAATAAGCGTATTCAATATATTCACTGCTACGCACACTGCTTAAATCTCGTGCTGGTCGACGCTGTAACGTCCAGGAAGGAAAATGGAatcgttttcgattttttcgggACAATACAGTTCCTGTACTCATTCATCGAAGGCAGCCCAACACGACACGCCGTTTTCGAGCGCGTTGTTGTCAGAGGTGGAGACCGCCTGAAGGCGCTGAAGACGCTATCAACTACTCGCTGGGCGGCAAGATCGGAAGCAGTTTCCGCGGTTCGAGAACAGTTCGAGTCGATCGTAAAGGCAACGGAGGAAATAATTGACACGTCATCCGCTCCTGATGTTAAAGCGAAAGGAAAAGGCCTACTGGCACAGCTTAAAAGCTTTAACTTCATTTTGGCTTTATACACCACTGATTTCGTTCTTCGTCTCATTAACATCGTGAACAAAACTCTTCAGAGCAGCACTGTCAGTGTGTCTGCGTCGCTGAAAGCGATCGACTCATTGAAAATCCGGCTGAAGGACTTGCGAAATGATTCATCTTTCAGGGACTTTTTTGAAGATGCTGTAGTAATGTGTGAGAAGTTGAGCGTTGATGTGCCAGCCGTGCGGAACCGGAAACCAGTCAGGAAACCCGATTCAGATTCAGTCTCGGAAGCAGTATTTTCGTCGAAGGAAGAAGAAGTAAGAGTCAAATTTTACTTCCCGCTGCTCGATAGTCTCCTTGATGGATTAGAAGAACGTTTCGACCAAGAATCAACCGCTGCATTGCGtgcatttgaaaaggtcttgaACCTGGAGGCAAACTGTGAGGAAACAGCTTTAGTAGCTGGTCTAGTGGAAGTGAAGGCATTTGATCTGCAAGCCGAAATGAGTCTACTGACAACACAGCGTAATGAGATTGTTGGAAAAGAACCGGAGGAGCTGATTAGCTGGTTAGGCAGCACCGGGCAGGAGGCGATGTTTGAGAACTACGCAAAAGTCGCCAAAACGTTTTCGGTTTATCCTGTTTCTTCGTGCAAGGCTGAGAGAGCATTTTCCAAAATGGCAATTGTTAAGATGAAACTTCGATCAACAATGCTGCAAAAGCGCCTGAACGCGATTATGCTTCCGTTTGTTGAGCAGCAGCTTTGTAACGAGATATGCATCGAAGATGTAGTTGACGAATTCGACAGGCTGACAGGTGCTCAGCGAAGATTTGCTCTGTGATAATCATCGCTAGCTTTTTACAATGCTATTGATTAATAAATACTGAACTACACCGTGTACTTCTCTTttcaaaacctaaaaaaaaaaaacaaaaaaatactctgaTGATCACCCAAATATGCAGCGGGTATTCGACTCCCCTCCCACTATCATTTTCCATAAAAGATCCtatgtaattactcttagctttaagaaaaatgcaattacaaaagccgactcggtcctaaccaggttccagtatcgaaaaaaaaatgttatgaaaaaactcTGACGCTCACGGTGCCCCCCCTTCTTCTGAGGTCTGGTCACGCCAGtgatgtaaactcagttgatgttaacgtaagattcgacgtaaacggttgaatcacacgtaaaatcatgtttttacgtataatttgttacaaatttacatcaaattgcatttaaatttaaatgtttaatgacgtgcaaaagtgttacatcataaatgatgtaacattcggaaatatttttttgtgtgtagaaatttttatttttctgtgagtttgatcaaggggtttccagcatcaaggattactgaccagtctaaatggaattaccaggattactggcaatatgtcatgaattactttgatttcccagaattacttgggatttccagaaaccacgcagaattgctcaaatttataaaaataacttggaattactgcctagcttccagcatattgagaattggatcgaatgacagctgtcaaatgcacaaaaccacgtgcttggcaatagtacgtccatcccgggaattcccggcacaaaattcccgggatttttatatgttgtacggggaattttcgaaattaaacaaaaatcataatttggcatggaaattacattagtatttcaattaataagtttaaacttttctaaaaatttacatagattggtaccattttatttgttgtcatttttgtttttagatatcttaaaccaattttcaagctgttttattcatgtcatatagaaataaataaaaaataaatatttataagatatttatttaatttgaattagaaatgtggtacatataaaattcaaagcacaatattgcgcaattctcactaacttggacttcgcactaaattattgctatcgatcgcactattgcgacttgtcaaactggcttgggaaattttaattttctcaaaaaatgatcaaagcgagccgatgttgcccACCTGTCAATCGCACTTTTAAAATGCGAATGtgcagtttggtggaaactgcgactggaaaagtaaataaacaactgctggttgccaagtttttggaaattttgctgTCAAAAGTGCGAAAGAAAAGTGTGGgtcaaatccaagttacagtgcaaggatcaatagaGAACAGCAAACAtttgtttaacactggaacgcccaacgcatgtccaacttacacggacgcctaagcctcccaaaaaaggaggaacagtaacttcaactcactggtACTCGgccattactcaaccaatcgggacgattcttgtttccagtgatttgtaagaatgtctagacgatcctaaaattgtgcagaacttaattcgatcaaatctgtaatttttgcgatcaaaaacatcgttccaccttttttaaaacaactgccgcagcggaatttttggcgattttttttacacgcgaaaaaaaaagttggaacgatgtttttgatcgcagaaattacagatttgatcgaattaagttctgcaaagttctataaTCATCtaaacctgggtgctgaatagttgttcgcaaagcggcctcaattttgaactgtcaaagcggaaccaatttactgttcgctaaaagtagagagtattgttatcgatcattaaaaattgtttttttttgtgagaatgAAAAATCTGTGGCTGTGTGTGGCTGTGGACATGGAGTTGAATTCAAGAAATcataagaaagttgaaggcgtcattttttttaaataattttgaatgggagttgtttatggagtcgatgcggttgtatccatccagaaggtgcctttattgtttgattccatttgaaaacctggtttagtgaaaatctctTCTGtgtgttggatcagcttcgctagaattaacgatgttttttcgctggaccaggacgAGCTGCAGGATTCAAAAATCAGCCAGAGAATTTCACAATGACACTCTCGCctcagttcttcgtcacccgtaaaaaagaaaaatctcttgTAACCGATCAAAACGCGACAAtattacaacaaaaaatgtcaaaaactagacaaaataaaacacatactactgattataaaacagttcATTCACCAGtatgaaaaaagtcatgcttgtgcttgaacagcctcctactttgtagatgtaaacaaagcgggatcattcgaaaatcacgttacgcattctctctattcatcacccagatctaaacatctaacaaatcactggaaagaagaatcatctttattggttgagttatgcccgagaaccagcgaattgaagttaccgttccaacttttttggagccttgggcgttggaatgttaagctatctaaaaactgctatccttgtttagattgatattaatagtgttgagctaattctataaatttaaagcttgaaaaacataacaaatataaagaaaacatagattttatgactttttcaaaaactaaaaacttcccgggaataaataaatatttttcccgttttccgggaaactcaaaacctgggaaaattagacgtcctgcttggaaatcatcgaactattgggtaaatatcaacatcattttgaaaactgattttggcgtttgagtgcatttaaaattcaaagcacaacaaagaacaaaaaaaatcttcaaaactatctaaaagtgctatccctgtttagattgattttaatagtattgagctaatagtttgattttaaaaacataactaatataaagaaaacatgacgttttcaaaaatttcccgggataaaaaatatattttttccgttttccggtaaactcaaaacccgggaaaattggacgccctacttggaaatcatcgaataatgtggtaaacatcaacgtcagtttgacaactgattttgacgtttgagtgtttttcattcgaatacatttgaatcagagagcatccaaattggcggacatttcgaatccgctctgtatttcttacaaccataaaaagcatcaaggaaaagcaaaatgcattctgccaATTTACCTTTAAATaattactagtagttacttgaattaatgggaaatacacgaattactgagtaactatggaattactcgaattactacggaattactaggtaattccagaattac is part of the Culex pipiens pallens isolate TS unplaced genomic scaffold, TS_CPP_V2 Cpp_Un0101, whole genome shotgun sequence genome and encodes:
- the LOC120430789 gene encoding uncharacterized protein LOC120430789, translating into MPKKQTSILDAFKRCEKNVEPSTSFASTRNRNSEKHCDGAVNDGGQQNSTVPGPRPEFPSFPVSTDSVAGGNTKQTSGCSSYDTNAEEDTSFQGSRKRKRNNGATHAKKSRQCPDGSERRSVGGNVQNAALGRAELCSADSAGKRKRHTSIVENLDDSAEGEKSYRSSGSGENAEDDAAAGKKESRNNENDGLSLFKHHSKDSAENGTHRVPLDSPLARRSISESSFNEKSDSQSDHLHPNGSDRRNVGGKVRNTVLGRAELRGADSTGKRKRQISIVENLNGSGEGEKSYRDSSGSGKNTEDDASWPNCYNTKWNSGENRTQKIQRNSDSVRRSSGHKKQSRNSFTDENAALSRSEHHSTDAVENLTLQVPFDSSLARRSLSATLIHEKPDSLSGNGSTDSDSSISGGLRNRKRSTLSFLFGSDRRSVDGKKRPKIGSGSIDKNAVLTNSTGKENMLDTQLEDSCSPPKGQRILNGPDRRGSGPFIETDARFEVIISEPGANDWTEEDVGDEGSNISPLLMVDATKTVGRAGVTIEPRALLEVTLSNEEHLVIGQPNPDITIQPHEKLPATQSCVPRLCSQDQNRQIPNAHRLGTSRSSGVQTTIVDAFNYVGKKKVSSSAFNPVETGSLPAEKSEHDDAETLKDTIMNSSKDSVRAEDGVEGSTVEDSHPDTEKSRICDPSDPAAGVPTDRHQFAAMVRKGPFQPSLSEYPITRFGGKKRAFRKAWYAVHDWLEYSIITDKTFCFVCRLFGKENSGKGGHSDPAFVSTGFSNWKKATQAFATHERCDFHVGCKEALFAFKTQKGVDEQLDDQKSAVLKAKEQVRLRNRRLIAQLAEVVRMLCRGGRPFRGHDESNDSQEKGLFLEFIHLIAKYDDQLQEHLKAGPKNATYLSNKTQNELIAAMHNVILRKIQGKLVGKRITIIADETSDCGHHEQLAVVIRYAEDDGSSQEVFVGLRRLLKTDAQTIFNELCAVLGDLNLTWDQTACVCFDGANNMSGQHGGVQAKCKEKNKRIQYIHCYAHCLNLVLVDAVTSRKENGIVFDFFGTIQFLYSFIEGSPTRHAVFERVVVRGGDRLKALKTLSTTRWAARSEAVSAVREQFESIVKATEEIIDTSSAPDVKAKGKGLLAQLKSFNFILALYTTDFVLRLINIVNKTLQSSTVSVSASLKAIDSLKIRLKDLRNDSSFRDFFEDAVVMCEKLSVDVPAVRNRKPVRKPDSDSVSEAVFSSKEEEVRVKFYFPLLDSLLDGLEERFDQESTAALRAFEKVLNLEANCEETALVAGLVEVKAFDLQAEMSLLTTQRNEIVGKEPEELISWLGSTGQEAMFENYAKVAKTFSVYPVSSCKAERAFSKMAIVKMKLRSTMLQKRLNAIMLPFVEQQLCNEICIEDVVDEFDRLTGAQRRFAL